A stretch of the Coleofasciculus sp. FACHB-1120 genome encodes the following:
- a CDS encoding glycosyltransferase family A protein: protein MTFVNMNKPLVSIIMPTYNGGKLIQSALLSIQAQTYTAWEVIVVEDASKDQTEEIVQEFARLVGEHKVKYIRHSQNQGASVTRNTAMKQAQGKYLAFLDHDDLWKENHLETAVNKLESSGCDLIYSTVEMFANRTNKTLGFWGPSQQDIENFPGSLLARNYITPSVVVMRSSIPEKVGHFDPNIKGPEDLDYWLRIAAAGFKFIYIPGIYGMYRKTQSSAITSNVTKITEQHALVLRKHRNLSIIPLKIRSDTAVQYHMRVVKFNLKTNPLKATEFFLWALKISPQASLVALGKWLFHTDKEA, encoded by the coding sequence ATGACGTTTGTAAATATGAATAAACCACTTGTAAGCATCATTATGCCAACTTATAATGGTGGAAAATTAATTCAGTCAGCTCTCCTATCGATTCAAGCACAGACTTATACTGCATGGGAAGTTATTGTAGTTGAAGATGCTTCTAAAGACCAAACCGAAGAAATTGTACAGGAATTTGCCAGGTTGGTCGGTGAACATAAAGTTAAATATATTCGGCACTCGCAAAATCAAGGAGCAAGCGTAACCAGAAATACAGCTATGAAGCAGGCTCAAGGTAAATACTTAGCCTTTTTAGATCATGATGATCTGTGGAAGGAGAATCATCTAGAAACAGCCGTTAATAAACTAGAATCATCAGGATGCGATCTCATTTACTCTACAGTTGAGATGTTTGCAAACCGAACGAATAAAACATTAGGTTTCTGGGGACCATCTCAACAAGATATAGAAAATTTTCCAGGCAGTCTTTTAGCAAGAAACTACATCACGCCGTCGGTAGTGGTGATGAGAAGCAGTATCCCAGAAAAAGTCGGTCATTTTGACCCAAACATTAAAGGGCCAGAGGATCTGGATTATTGGTTAAGGATAGCAGCAGCAGGGTTTAAATTTATTTATATACCAGGTATCTATGGAATGTATAGAAAAACCCAATCCTCAGCAATAACCTCTAACGTCACAAAGATAACTGAACAGCATGCACTGGTGCTTAGGAAGCACCGTAATTTAAGCATTATCCCTCTCAAAATTCGCTCTGATACAGCAGTGCAATATCATATGAGGGTAGTCAAATTTAACTTGAAAACAAATCCCTTGAAAGCTACAGAGTTTTTTCTATGGGCCTTGAAAATAAGTCCTCAAGCTTCTCTTGTCGCTTTAGGAAAATGGCTATTCCATACAGACAAAGAAGCTTGA
- a CDS encoding glycosyltransferase, giving the protein MNQRKRIAFLVPNLEGGGLQRVALNLLKGLALHDVSLDLVLASAQGTYLKDIPSGVRVIDLKTPIQPRLKSASRVTLPLINYLRQEKPDALVSHLYTCNVVAVIAKKLAMSSAKLALVEHISLYEKKARENQLRENFLPISMRWLYPRADAVVAVSKGLARELETYLEIKQGSIQSIYNPVVNENLLRKAESPVNHPWFRDGEPPVVLGVGRLVKQKDFCTLIHAFSLVRQVRPARLVILGEGSEKSKLIALVRELGLEDDVAMLGFVDSPSAYMARAAVFVLSSILEGLPTVLIEAMAVGTPVISTNCESGPDEILDNGNYGLLVPVGNTKAMAEAILSVLSGDSKPVNSAWLDQFTLESATQKYLDILGFTDDVCKYE; this is encoded by the coding sequence ATGAATCAACGCAAACGGATAGCTTTTCTCGTACCAAACCTTGAAGGGGGAGGGTTGCAGCGAGTAGCACTCAACTTACTCAAGGGACTTGCTCTGCATGACGTTTCCTTAGATTTAGTATTAGCTTCTGCTCAAGGAACATACTTAAAGGATATTCCCTCTGGAGTAAGAGTTATCGATTTAAAAACGCCCATCCAGCCTCGGCTCAAAAGTGCGAGCAGAGTCACACTTCCTCTAATAAATTATTTACGCCAAGAAAAACCTGATGCATTGGTATCTCATTTATATACCTGCAATGTAGTGGCTGTAATAGCAAAAAAATTAGCCATGTCTTCGGCAAAATTGGCATTAGTAGAACATATTTCTTTATACGAGAAAAAAGCTAGAGAAAATCAACTACGAGAGAATTTTCTCCCTATTTCAATGCGCTGGCTTTACCCTCGTGCTGATGCAGTTGTAGCAGTTTCCAAAGGCTTGGCGCGAGAGTTAGAGACCTACCTCGAAATCAAGCAAGGTTCTATCCAATCAATCTACAACCCTGTTGTTAATGAGAATTTGCTACGAAAGGCTGAGTCACCTGTGAATCACCCTTGGTTTAGAGATGGAGAACCTCCAGTAGTTTTGGGCGTAGGGAGATTAGTAAAGCAAAAGGACTTCTGTACCCTGATTCATGCTTTTTCTTTAGTGCGACAGGTACGACCCGCGAGGTTAGTGATTTTGGGAGAGGGTTCTGAGAAATCCAAACTTATCGCTCTAGTGCGTGAGTTGGGTTTAGAGGACGATGTTGCCATGCTAGGCTTTGTCGATAGTCCTTCTGCTTATATGGCACGAGCAGCAGTGTTTGTGTTGTCTTCAATTTTAGAGGGATTACCGACTGTATTGATAGAAGCAATGGCAGTAGGAACCCCAGTGATTTCTACTAACTGCGAAAGTGGGCCAGATGAAATTCTCGACAATGGCAATTACGGTTTGTTAGTTCCAGTTGGTAATACTAAAGCAATGGCAGAAGCAATTTTGAGCGTATTGTCTGGTGATTCAAAACCAGTCAATTCGGCTTGGCTGGATCAGTTCACTTTAGAATCTGCCACTCAAAAATATCTTGATATTCTAGGTTTCACTGATGACGTTTGTAAATATGAATAA
- a CDS encoding creatininase family protein → MLLHLSTWTEVEVYLNRSQGIIFPIGSTEQHGPTGLIGTDAICAEAIAHGVGEAIDAMVAPTINVGMALHHTAFPGTISLRPSTMIQLIRDYILCLARAGFTKFFFINGHGGNIATLKAAFSETYAHLADLNIPNAPLVQCQVGNWFMCSSVYKLAKELYKDQEGSHATPSEVALTQYVYPEAIKQAPLSEQVASGHPIYGATDFRNRYPDGRMGSNPALATPEHGKQFYELAVKELSNGYLEFLNAN, encoded by the coding sequence ATGCTACTGCACTTAAGTACCTGGACTGAAGTAGAAGTCTATCTCAACCGTTCTCAGGGGATAATTTTCCCGATTGGTTCGACAGAGCAACACGGACCCACGGGGTTGATTGGGACGGATGCAATTTGTGCAGAAGCGATCGCGCACGGGGTTGGCGAAGCGATTGACGCAATGGTTGCCCCTACTATCAATGTTGGCATGGCGCTGCACCATACGGCTTTTCCTGGCACAATTAGCCTGCGCCCCAGCACCATGATTCAGCTAATTCGAGACTATATCCTCTGTTTAGCTAGGGCTGGATTTACCAAATTTTTCTTTATTAATGGTCATGGCGGTAATATTGCGACGCTAAAGGCGGCTTTCTCGGAAACTTACGCTCATTTAGCTGATTTAAATATTCCCAATGCCCCGTTAGTCCAGTGTCAAGTCGGCAACTGGTTCATGTGCAGTTCTGTCTACAAGCTGGCAAAAGAACTCTATAAAGACCAAGAAGGTTCTCATGCCACCCCTAGCGAAGTTGCCCTCACTCAGTACGTCTATCCAGAAGCCATTAAACAAGCACCCCTCTCAGAGCAAGTCGCTTCCGGACACCCCATTTATGGTGCTACTGACTTCCGTAACCGTTATCCCGATGGGCGTATGGGTTCTAATCCCGCCTTGGCAACACCCGAACACGGGAAGCAGTTTTATGAATTAGCCGTAAAAGAACTCAGCAATGGATATCTAGAATTTTTGAATGCAAACTGA
- a CDS encoding glycosyltransferase, translating into MPKDPPRIALFLRNLGNGGAERIMLSLAQGFVKQGQKVDMVLTKAEGTYLTQVPPEVRIVDLKASQFDNRKTFKFPTSLQSTTSLPKLVRYLRQERPVALLSATHYPNEIAILAKHLARVPTRIVVSEHITLSVEARRVDQRSSRLAPLMARLFYPWADSIVAVSQGVAQDLAQITRLPLERHPVIYNPVITPELIEKAKQPVEHPWFADGEPPVVLGVGRLVEQKDFPTLIRGFAEVRRVRPARLMILGDGKERSQLNTLVRELGLESDVALIGFVKNPYAYMARAAVFVLSSAWEGLPTVLIEAMAVRTPVVSTNCESGPEEILNNGKYGALVPVGDSNAIAQAILSVLEGNFKQVAPEWLDQFTWETSTQKYIDLLGIA; encoded by the coding sequence ATGCCCAAAGATCCGCCGCGCATTGCCTTGTTCCTTCGCAACCTAGGTAATGGGGGTGCTGAACGGATCATGCTGAGTCTAGCCCAAGGCTTTGTCAAACAAGGTCAGAAAGTAGACATGGTGCTAACCAAAGCGGAAGGCACCTATTTAACGCAGGTACCGCCTGAAGTGCGAATCGTGGATCTGAAGGCTTCGCAATTTGATAATCGTAAAACTTTCAAATTCCCGACCAGTCTTCAATCCACCACCAGCCTTCCCAAGTTGGTGCGCTACTTGCGTCAAGAACGACCCGTGGCACTTCTTTCAGCTACTCACTATCCCAATGAAATAGCGATATTGGCTAAGCACCTCGCTAGAGTCCCTACCCGAATCGTGGTATCCGAGCATATTACTCTTTCTGTAGAGGCGCGACGGGTTGATCAGCGTTCGTCCCGTTTAGCACCACTAATGGCGCGGCTATTCTATCCTTGGGCTGATAGCATCGTGGCAGTTTCGCAAGGGGTTGCTCAGGATCTCGCTCAGATCACCCGCCTACCCTTAGAACGCCACCCAGTCATCTACAACCCGGTGATTACCCCAGAATTGATAGAAAAAGCCAAGCAGCCTGTAGAACACCCTTGGTTTGCAGATGGGGAACCCCCAGTCGTACTGGGGGTGGGAAGGTTAGTCGAGCAAAAAGATTTCCCGACCTTGATCCGTGGTTTTGCTGAGGTACGTCGAGTGCGACCTGCTCGATTGATGATTTTGGGAGATGGAAAAGAGCGATCGCAATTGAATACGCTAGTGCGTGAATTGGGCTTAGAGAGTGATGTTGCTCTGATTGGGTTTGTGAAAAATCCCTATGCATATATGGCACGGGCAGCAGTATTTGTCTTATCTTCAGCTTGGGAAGGTTTGCCGACCGTCCTCATAGAAGCAATGGCGGTAAGAACTCCAGTCGTTTCTACCAACTGCGAAAGTGGCCCGGAGGAGATTTTAAACAACGGCAAGTACGGGGCGCTCGTTCCAGTGGGAGATAGCAACGCGATCGCCCAAGCAATTTTAAGCGTATTAGAAGGCAACTTTAAGCAGGTCGCTCCAGAGTGGCTTGACCAGTTCACTTGGGAAACTTCTACACAAAAATATATTGATTTATTAGGCATCGCTTAA
- a CDS encoding DUF456 family protein, with protein MTILYWLLVVLMFVGVVGAVVPGIPGASLILIAIVVWGAVHSFSSVSIALGVAILVLLLSIGVDILATYLGAQQAGASKWGQIGAIVGLVLGFFGLLPAFLVAGPLIGILIGPLLGAIIGEFLYRRDLEFEPRIKLALKAGIGIVVGSLIGNLIQGLLAIAAVSVFLYTTWPPGAGV; from the coding sequence ATAACCATTCTCTATTGGCTTCTCGTTGTCCTCATGTTCGTTGGCGTCGTCGGCGCAGTGGTTCCGGGCATTCCAGGAGCCAGCTTGATTTTGATTGCCATTGTGGTTTGGGGAGCTGTTCACAGTTTTAGCAGTGTGTCTATAGCCTTGGGCGTTGCTATCTTGGTGTTGCTACTCAGCATTGGCGTCGATATCTTAGCGACCTACTTGGGGGCGCAACAAGCAGGAGCTAGCAAGTGGGGGCAGATTGGAGCCATTGTTGGCTTAGTGCTAGGCTTTTTTGGATTGTTACCCGCGTTTCTGGTTGCAGGACCCCTGATCGGAATTTTGATCGGCCCACTACTCGGAGCGATTATTGGAGAGTTTCTCTACCGGCGCGACTTAGAATTTGAGCCAAGAATCAAGCTAGCGCTGAAAGCCGGGATAGGCATTGTGGTGGGTTCGCTGATTGGGAATTTGATTCAGGGCCTATTAGCGATCGCAGCCGTTAGCGTTTTTCTATACACAACTTGGCCTCCTGGAGCTGGGGTATAA
- the radA gene encoding DNA repair protein RadA has protein sequence MAKPRTNYVCNECGSESSQWFGKCPACGTYNSLEEQFVSQINSSLPSRGLQSSQRNGKLAAKAPQARASLTFAQITDKYQERWTSGYGEFDRVLGGGVVPGSLVLIGGDPGIGKSTLLLQTANQMSQMYRILYVCGEESGQQVKLRASRLGVSNLNPDQKKNGERVSPQAEIEASVETSVETPVTSISAGADLYVLAETDLEEIIRELESLKPNVAVIDSVQTIYLPSLTSAAGSVAQVRECTAALMKVAKRESITLLIVGHVTKEGAIAGPKVLEHLVDTVLYFEGDRFASHRLLRSVKNRFGATHEIGVFEMADRGLREVSNPSELFLGNRDEVVPGTALVVACEGTRPIVVELQALVSPTSYSSPRRSTTGVDYNRLLQILAVLEKRVGIPLSKLDSYVASAGGLSVEEPAVDLGMAIAVVASFRDRVVDPRTVLIGEVGLGGQVRSVSQMELRLKEAAKLGFKRAIVPKGQTFPELGLEIVPVAKVIDAIIAAIPASHHHDDDEMLDDDE, from the coding sequence ATGGCAAAGCCGCGAACTAACTATGTTTGTAACGAATGTGGGTCAGAATCTTCACAATGGTTTGGCAAGTGTCCCGCCTGTGGCACCTACAACTCCCTGGAAGAGCAGTTTGTGTCTCAGATTAATTCTTCCCTTCCCAGCCGGGGTTTGCAAAGCTCACAGCGCAATGGCAAATTAGCTGCCAAAGCACCCCAGGCGAGGGCATCGCTCACATTCGCACAAATTACCGACAAGTATCAGGAGCGGTGGACTTCTGGTTATGGAGAATTCGATCGTGTACTGGGCGGGGGGGTTGTTCCTGGCTCTTTGGTGTTAATTGGTGGCGATCCGGGCATTGGTAAGTCAACGCTGCTGCTCCAAACGGCGAATCAGATGTCGCAGATGTATCGCATTCTCTATGTCTGTGGGGAAGAATCGGGACAACAAGTAAAACTACGGGCTTCGCGTTTGGGTGTTAGCAACCTGAATCCGGATCAGAAAAAAAACGGCGAGCGCGTGTCTCCCCAGGCAGAAATAGAGGCATCTGTAGAGACATCTGTAGAGACTCCGGTGACATCTATCTCAGCGGGTGCGGATCTGTATGTGCTGGCGGAAACCGATTTAGAAGAGATTATCAGGGAGTTGGAATCTCTGAAACCGAATGTGGCGGTGATTGATAGCGTGCAGACGATTTACTTACCGTCTCTAACGTCGGCAGCGGGATCGGTGGCACAGGTGCGGGAATGTACTGCTGCATTGATGAAGGTGGCAAAGAGAGAGAGTATCACCCTGCTGATTGTAGGACACGTTACGAAGGAGGGCGCGATCGCTGGGCCAAAAGTCCTAGAACACCTGGTAGATACCGTATTGTATTTTGAAGGCGATCGCTTTGCGTCTCACCGCCTCCTGCGTTCTGTCAAAAACCGCTTCGGAGCAACTCACGAAATTGGCGTTTTTGAAATGGCAGATCGAGGACTCCGAGAAGTTTCTAATCCCTCGGAGTTATTTTTGGGCAACCGGGACGAAGTGGTTCCGGGTACCGCCCTGGTCGTCGCCTGCGAAGGTACTCGCCCGATTGTCGTGGAACTGCAAGCCTTAGTGAGTCCAACCAGTTATAGTTCCCCCCGCCGCTCAACGACGGGTGTTGATTACAACCGACTGCTACAAATTTTGGCAGTATTAGAAAAACGAGTCGGTATCCCTTTATCTAAATTAGATTCTTATGTGGCTTCAGCGGGGGGGTTGAGTGTAGAAGAACCTGCTGTCGATTTGGGAATGGCGATCGCAGTGGTGGCTTCTTTCCGCGATCGCGTCGTCGATCCGCGCACTGTCTTAATTGGCGAAGTCGGCTTAGGCGGACAAGTCCGATCTGTCTCCCAAATGGAACTGCGCCTGAAAGAAGCCGCCAAACTAGGCTTTAAGCGAGCAATTGTCCCCAAAGGGCAAACTTTTCCAGAGCTGGGATTAGAAATTGTACCCGTCGCCAAAGTTATCGATGCCATCATTGCCGCTATCCCAGCCTCTCATCATCATGATGATGATGAAATGCTAGATGATGATGAATAG
- the rpaB gene encoding response regulator transcription factor RpaB — protein MESHKEKILVVDDEASIRRILETRLSMIGYDVVTAADGEEALDTFRNATPDLVVLDVMMPKLDGYGVCQELRKESDVPIIMLTALGDVADRITGLELGADDYVVKPFSPKELEARIRSVLRRVDKTGASGIPSSGVIHVGNIKIDTNKRQVYKGDERIRLTGMEFSLLELLVSRSGEPFSRSEILQEVWGYTPERHVDTRVVDVHISRLRAKLEDDPSNPELILTARGTGYLFQRIIEPDEI, from the coding sequence TTGGAAAGCCATAAAGAAAAAATTCTGGTAGTTGACGATGAAGCTAGCATCCGTCGCATTCTGGAAACGCGCCTTTCCATGATTGGCTACGATGTCGTAACGGCTGCTGATGGAGAAGAAGCGCTGGATACCTTTCGCAATGCCACTCCTGACTTAGTAGTTTTGGATGTGATGATGCCAAAACTAGACGGCTACGGCGTCTGTCAGGAATTGAGGAAGGAATCGGATGTGCCAATTATCATGCTAACGGCTCTAGGAGATGTCGCCGACCGCATCACTGGTTTAGAGCTGGGTGCAGATGATTACGTTGTCAAGCCTTTTTCCCCGAAGGAACTGGAAGCCCGCATCCGCTCTGTGTTGCGGCGGGTAGACAAAACGGGTGCCTCTGGGATTCCCAGTTCTGGCGTCATTCATGTCGGGAATATCAAGATTGACACCAATAAGCGGCAAGTCTATAAAGGCGATGAGCGGATTCGGCTCACCGGAATGGAATTCAGCTTGCTGGAGTTATTAGTCAGCCGTTCTGGAGAACCTTTTTCCCGTTCTGAGATTTTGCAAGAGGTTTGGGGATATACGCCAGAACGCCACGTAGACACTCGCGTGGTGGATGTGCATATCTCACGCCTCCGGGCGAAGTTGGAGGACGATCCGAGCAATCCAGAGCTAATCCTGACGGCGCGAGGCACTGGCTATCTATTTCAGCGGATCATTGAGCCGGATGAAATCTGA
- a CDS encoding cofactor assembly of complex C subunit B — protein sequence MAKPDQNQVLRQLPLVVGGLAGVLLLINRLLTPQLADSQARSDALGVIISAVLILTGLLWQQVQPRSPETVELIGEEGFELAPDLPEAVKIELAWASHLLLTNTVTRSLVVWYNGRVLLRRGILGVNPEVKPGPILQRVLEKQKPVYLVALKIYPGRIEFDYLPENTQGAICQPIGNRGVLILGANAPRSYTKQDENWIAGIAEKLDVTLSYHLDDVALPGI from the coding sequence ATGGCTAAGCCAGATCAAAATCAGGTTTTACGACAACTCCCCCTAGTGGTTGGTGGGTTGGCAGGGGTGCTGCTGCTGATTAACCGTTTATTGACACCGCAGCTAGCGGATTCTCAAGCTCGTTCGGATGCGTTGGGCGTGATTATCAGTGCGGTGTTGATTTTAACGGGGTTGCTGTGGCAGCAAGTGCAACCGCGATCGCCCGAAACTGTCGAATTAATTGGCGAGGAGGGGTTTGAATTAGCACCCGACTTACCGGAAGCGGTAAAGATAGAACTGGCTTGGGCATCGCATCTGTTGCTCACGAACACTGTGACGCGATCGCTCGTCGTTTGGTACAACGGACGAGTGTTGTTGCGACGGGGTATCTTAGGCGTCAACCCAGAAGTCAAACCAGGGCCAATCTTACAGCGGGTGTTGGAAAAACAAAAACCCGTTTATCTCGTGGCTCTAAAAATATACCCAGGGCGGATTGAATTTGACTATCTACCAGAGAATACTCAAGGAGCGATCTGTCAGCCGATTGGCAATCGAGGTGTCTTGATTTTAGGTGCCAATGCTCCGCGCAGTTACACCAAGCAAGATGAAAACTGGATAGCTGGGATTGCTGAAAAACTAGACGTTACCCTCAGCTACCACTTAGATGATGTTGCACTCCCTGGAATTTAA
- a CDS encoding MFS transporter yields the protein MGIITQKNFCELESSIPLWFFAFVPYKIGEGLLIILMPLFIIQVVGGSVADVATVNSLIALVGMCAFILWGNLSDKMGYRTPFLILGFLGFTLCISMLSFADNLSQVLILSSVGGFFMATITPVSSALVLDSFPEQEWPKFFGRFYQVTGWSFVASVVFGIAWLNLASKWVGNVAAMRGLLLFAGVVSSLSLILCLLWVKEPKVVRKRRKFNRKLLGQLTVGVIERRAVFYPSRALYFVLRPSSLSQVVQPLGSPLGRYYLCSLLFFVAINLVIVPFPVFLTNTLKATNTQVFLLALVKSTIESWLYVPVGHWVHQRPGIKLQAQATAIRGGVFGIFVLLALIPPQPSSLVFVGLAQILSGITWAAISVSSSTAVGMLAGKDKEGSAIGFYNAIIGASGALGSLGSGYLAATFGYGVCFGIGALLTAFTAWWLWQLQPVVLSKTS from the coding sequence ATGGGCATTATTACCCAAAAGAATTTTTGTGAGCTTGAAAGCTCAATTCCATTATGGTTTTTCGCTTTTGTTCCTTATAAAATCGGCGAAGGTTTACTAATTATACTAATGCCCCTATTTATCATTCAGGTAGTAGGGGGAAGCGTCGCTGATGTTGCTACAGTGAACTCACTCATCGCTTTAGTAGGTATGTGTGCCTTCATTTTATGGGGAAACCTATCAGATAAGATGGGCTATCGTACTCCCTTCTTGATATTGGGATTTCTGGGATTCACTCTCTGCATATCAATGCTCAGCTTTGCAGACAACCTCTCACAAGTCTTAATTCTTAGCAGTGTGGGAGGCTTTTTTATGGCAACGATTACCCCAGTAAGTTCGGCTTTGGTACTAGATAGCTTTCCCGAACAAGAGTGGCCTAAGTTTTTCGGTAGATTCTATCAGGTAACAGGATGGAGTTTTGTCGCTAGTGTTGTATTCGGCATAGCATGGCTCAACCTTGCTTCTAAATGGGTGGGTAATGTTGCAGCGATGCGCGGATTATTATTATTTGCAGGTGTTGTTTCTTCGCTGAGTTTGATTCTCTGCTTGCTTTGGGTAAAAGAACCGAAGGTTGTTCGCAAACGCCGAAAATTTAATCGGAAACTGCTAGGACAATTGACTGTCGGAGTGATTGAAAGGCGAGCAGTTTTTTATCCATCCCGCGCCCTCTACTTCGTACTCCGCCCAAGTTCGCTAAGCCAAGTAGTTCAGCCACTAGGAAGCCCTTTAGGACGATATTATCTATGTTCTTTACTCTTTTTTGTTGCCATCAACCTGGTTATTGTACCTTTCCCAGTTTTTCTCACCAACACATTAAAAGCTACGAATACTCAGGTATTCTTGCTTGCCTTAGTTAAGTCAACAATAGAGTCTTGGTTGTACGTTCCTGTCGGTCATTGGGTGCATCAGCGACCTGGTATCAAACTTCAAGCGCAGGCTACCGCTATCCGGGGTGGCGTTTTTGGAATTTTTGTCTTGTTGGCTTTAATTCCGCCTCAACCGAGTAGTTTGGTTTTCGTTGGATTAGCCCAGATATTAAGCGGGATTACTTGGGCAGCGATCAGCGTATCTAGTAGCACGGCAGTGGGTATGCTCGCTGGCAAAGATAAGGAAGGTTCGGCAATTGGGTTTTACAACGCAATAATTGGGGCATCAGGCGCACTGGGTAGCTTGGGAAGCGGATACCTTGCTGCTACTTTTGGGTATGGTGTTTGTTTTGGGATAGGCGCACTATTGACAGCATTCACTGCATGGTGGCTGTGGCAACTACAGCCTGTTGTATTATCCAAAACATCCTAA
- a CDS encoding response regulator transcription factor has translation MLSLDLPKNASSPELGRTSQILIVEDEDLIREMIVLALEEEGFEVVTAADGRTALTFLQGECPATVDFPFDLIILDLMLPQVNGLDLCRLLRYQGNPVPILILSAKATETDRVLGLEVGADDYLTKPFSMRELIARCRALLRRQRLGGLPQVPVLQFKDVTLYPQECRVIVRGEQVNLSPKEFRLLDLFMSYPRRVWSRDQLIDQIWGPDFVGDSKTVDVHIRWLREKLERDPSQPEYVITVRGFGYRFG, from the coding sequence ATGCTTTCCCTAGACCTCCCGAAGAACGCATCTAGTCCAGAATTAGGGCGAACAAGCCAGATCCTAATTGTTGAAGATGAGGATCTCATCCGGGAAATGATAGTTTTGGCTCTAGAAGAGGAAGGTTTCGAGGTGGTAACAGCTGCCGATGGGCGTACCGCTTTGACATTTCTTCAGGGTGAGTGCCCTGCTACGGTAGATTTCCCATTTGACCTGATTATTCTCGATTTAATGCTTCCTCAGGTCAATGGCTTGGATCTTTGTCGCTTGTTACGGTATCAAGGAAATCCAGTCCCGATTTTGATTCTCAGTGCGAAGGCAACTGAAACTGACCGAGTTTTAGGTCTAGAAGTGGGAGCCGATGACTATTTAACCAAGCCATTTAGTATGCGGGAGCTAATTGCCCGTTGTCGTGCCTTGTTGCGACGCCAACGACTTGGCGGATTGCCCCAAGTGCCAGTGCTGCAATTCAAGGATGTGACGCTTTATCCCCAAGAGTGTCGCGTGATTGTTCGGGGAGAGCAAGTTAACTTGTCACCCAAAGAATTTCGCCTGCTGGACTTATTTATGAGTTATCCGCGCCGAGTTTGGTCGCGGGATCAGTTGATCGATCAGATATGGGGACCGGATTTTGTTGGGGATAGTAAAACAGTAGACGTTCATATTCGCTGGTTGCGAGAAAAATTAGAACGCGACCCTAGCCAACCAGAATACGTAATTACAGTCCGTGGGTTTGGTTATCGATTCGGCTAA
- a CDS encoding LPS biosynthesis glycosyltransferase: protein MMKPLKDVENNPTRAENPNNLPAVIIESSANQTTCLNQLVDGIGKAFIIAYKEPTHLLQEALTKEGLRCEVLRQKHKPEYKNFSPSYLCLLNHRRAWERAVQERKPILIVEADFVPVVGFGRLPLPFNPNQNDVGVSWLYTCASQVYSVSKNGYAEGFSVSTVAYIVTPQGAQCLIELAEEVTRTSGPTVYSSWDSNIDSFLRSKKLKNYIPLRNYGEHGGMPNLEHHQNGLSKTHRADVLYGKLAFLPLYASDAKNGNLKLLSARLQARLKGVARLATGRFLRVPVLKGSSVPTRLLSFAVRRHLSGRL, encoded by the coding sequence ATGATGAAACCCCTGAAGGATGTTGAGAATAATCCCACACGTGCTGAGAATCCAAACAACCTTCCCGCCGTTATCATTGAGTCTAGTGCTAACCAGACTACTTGTTTAAACCAGCTTGTTGATGGTATTGGCAAAGCCTTCATTATTGCCTACAAAGAGCCAACACATCTGCTTCAAGAAGCGTTGACGAAAGAAGGCTTGCGATGCGAAGTTCTCAGGCAGAAACACAAGCCAGAGTATAAAAATTTCTCACCCAGTTACCTTTGCCTGCTCAACCATCGCCGAGCCTGGGAAAGAGCCGTTCAAGAGCGCAAGCCTATCTTGATTGTGGAAGCAGATTTTGTTCCGGTCGTAGGATTTGGCAGGCTTCCTTTACCCTTTAATCCCAATCAAAATGACGTGGGGGTTTCTTGGCTATACACCTGTGCTAGCCAAGTGTATAGCGTTTCAAAAAATGGCTATGCCGAAGGATTTTCAGTTTCAACCGTTGCCTATATTGTTACCCCGCAGGGTGCCCAGTGCCTAATTGAGCTTGCGGAAGAAGTTACCAGAACATCTGGTCCAACCGTCTACTCATCTTGGGATTCAAACATCGATTCTTTTCTACGCAGCAAAAAGCTCAAGAATTACATTCCCCTGCGGAACTATGGAGAGCATGGAGGGATGCCCAATCTGGAACATCACCAAAATGGTCTTAGTAAAACACATCGGGCTGATGTTCTCTATGGAAAACTTGCCTTTTTACCTTTGTATGCTTCAGATGCAAAGAATGGCAACCTTAAGTTGCTGTCCGCAAGACTTCAGGCTCGCCTAAAGGGAGTTGCTCGTTTGGCAACTGGACGCTTTCTGCGCGTACCAGTTCTCAAAGGCTCGAGTGTACCTACAAGGTTACTCAGTTTTGCCGTTCGCAGACATCTCTCAGGACGGCTGTAG